Within the Pseudomonas putida genome, the region GGCATCAAACGTCTCACTTAAAGTTCCGATCTGATTAAGTTTAATCAAAATCGAATTAGCAACTCCTTGTTCAATACCCTTGCGCAGAATTGCTGGATTAGTGACGAAAAGATCATCCCCCACCAGTTGAACTTTCTGACCCAATTGAGCGGTTAAGTATGCCCACCCACCCCAATCACTCTCATCCAGACCATCTTCGATAGAAGCAATCGGATATTTGCTACAGAGATCAGCCAGATAGTCAACAAACTGCTCGGAAGTCAGAGACCTCCCCTCACCTGCCAACTTGTATTTACCGTCCTTGTAAAACTCGGAGGCCGCGCAATCTAATGCTAACGTTACGTCTCGCCCTAACTCGTAGCCGGCGCGACTAACAGCTTCGGCAATAACAACGAGCGCTTCTTCATTCGAGGCCAAGGAGGGTGCGAAGCCTCCCTCATCACCAACAGAGGTACTTAGACCACGCTCTGAAAGCACGGCCTTCAAGGTATGAAATATTTCAGCACCAATTCGCAAACCCTCCCTAAAATTCGGAGCTGAAATTGGCTGAATCATGAACTCTTGGATGTCGATATTATTATCCGCATGCTCACCACCGTTGAGGATATTCATCATCGGCACAGGCATAGAGTAAGTGGGGTTCGCACTGAATAGTTTCGCAAGGTGTTCGTACAATGGAATACCCTGGGATGCTGCGGCAGCTTTAGCCGTGGCCAAAGAAACAGCGAGAATAGCGTTAGCACCAAGAATAGACTTCGAATCCGTACCATCAAGTGAGATCATTGCTTGATCAATTACTCGCTGATCCAGTGCATCCAGGCCTAGAATGCGCTCGTGGATCGCGACATTCACGTTTTCGACGGCACGCATTACGCCTTTTCCCTTGTAACGCCATGAGCCATCACGCAGTTCAAGGGCTTCTCGGGAGCCGGTGGAAGCGCCTGACGGTACGCTTGCCTCACCTGTTACTCCACAACCTAACGTAACCACAGCTTCTACGGTAGGGTTACCTCGAGAGTCCAAGATCTCGCGAGCGAAGACTTTCTTAATGCGAGTGAACTCACTCATCACTACTTTCCTCCAATTGCGATGCACATCCAGCATATTGATAATTAGCGTCCAGCAACTCTTGTTGTTCGGCAAACTCAGCTCGAATATCAAAATCGCGCGGCCAGTCATCAGGCTTAAAATTCTGATCCAAGCCAGACTCAAAAGTTTTCTGTTGAACAACCATTTGGAAACTCCCTGACAATAGCGACCATACCCCGGAGCTACACCTAGGTGAGTACCGATTGCGTGGCGCCACCGTATATATCCGACAAGGATTAGAGGCAGATCCTTATAAGCATCAAAGCTGATGCATCCGCCTCTAGAATTATTTCAATTAACTGAGAGTTAGACTTGGAGGATTTTCATGCCGTTCGTACCACCCACCACATTGTAACTGTCACCCTTAGTGAGAATGATCCAGTCTCCGGGCTGTACCAAATCACGCTTCAGCAATTCGCCGATGGCGGCTTCGCTTACTGTCTCAGAGGGCAATGCGGCAGGATCAAACGCTATGGGATAAACACCACGGAACAGCGAGGAGCGAGCCTGGGTAGCGCGATGAGGCGAAAGCGCATAGATCGGCACATGAGAACGAAGCCGAGACATAATCAAGGGCGTGAAGCCACTCTCGGTGAGCGAGATGATTGCCTTGACACCAGGAAAGTGGTTCGCGGTGTAGAGCGCGGCCAGCGCAATGCTTTCGTCACAACGCCCAAAGGTCGTATGCAATCGATGACTAGACTTTACATTGGTTGGATGCTTTTCAGCCCCGCTGCAAATACGAGCCATGGCACGTACTGCCTCGACAGGGTATGCCCCAGCAGCGCTTTCAGCGGACAGCATTACGGCGTCAGTATTGTCGAGTACCGCATTGGCCACGTCTGACACTTCAGCGCGGGTAGGCATCGGACTGGAGATCATCGACTCCATCATCTGGGTCGCAACGATCACCGCTTTGTTGTTGCGCCGGGCATGCAGAATAATCTTCTTTTGGATAGCGATTAGCTCCGCATCTCCAATCTCCACACCAAGATCTCCCCGAGCGACCATGACCGCATCGCTAGCGGCGATCAGCTCATCGAGCGTCTGATCATCGGCAACAGCCTCGGCTCGTTCGATCTTCGACACCAGCCAGGCTGTCCCTCCTGACTCATCACGCAGCTTGCGGGCGTACTCCATGTCCTTGGCATCCCGAGGGAATGAAACGGCCAAGTAGTCGAGATCCATTTCCGCAGCGAGTTTGATATCAGCTTTGTCTTTTTCGGTAAGGGCAGGAGCAGTGAGCCCGCCCCCCTTGCGGTTGATCCCCTTGTGATCTGACAGAGGCCCGCCCACAGTGACGATGCAATGTAAGGCTTCGGGCGTAGTCGATTCAACACGCATAACCACTCGCCCATCATCAAGCAGGAGCTCGTCGCCGACACCACAATCCTTGACCAGGTCGGGGTAATCAATTCCCACAACCTGCTCATTGCCTGATGTGAGAGGATGACTCGTGGAGAAGGAGAAGGTATCGCCAACCTTCAACTCGATCCGTTTGTTAGTGAATTTCGCAATACGAATTTTAGGGCCCTGCAAATCGCCCAACAAAGCCACATGCCTACGGTGTTTGGCAGCGATCTCACGAATCAAGCGAGCGCGAGCAATGTGCTCACTTGGAGTGCCATGAGAAAAATTCAAACGCGCCACATCTAGCCCGGCCAAGATCAGTTCTTCAATGACTTGCGGTGAATTACTAGCAGGGCCTAGAGTTGCAACAATTTTTGTTCTACGGATAGTCATACCGATACCTTCCAGGGACGAGGATTCCCTCATCTCACTGAGTAAGTTCGAAAAGTTATTGCTGGCTGAGCACTCAGCAATACAAGGTGGGATTTGCAGCCGAGACTGCGTGCCCCCGGGGAGGCACGCAAATGCCAGGGTCACTCGTCGACGATGTCCACGTCTTTTGTCTCAGCAGACAGGTATACACAGAGTCCAGAGAACGCCGCGAGAGCTATCGTGAGCATCGAGATCGCGTAAGGCGTACCGTAATGGCTGAGGAGGAATGCCCCTACAATTGGAGCAGTACCACCGCCTACGATTCCACCAACGTTAGTAGACATCGCGAAACCTGTGAAGCGAGCGCTAGGCCCGAAAGCTTCGCCAGTGAACGATGGCACTGCACCGTATACCAAGCCATATCCAGTCATGAACATGCAGGATCCAGCGACCATCGGCCAGAACTCACCGGTTGAAAAAAGGTGCCAGAAAGGAAAGGCTGCAAGTGCAGTCACGACAAAACCAATTAGCATCATGGTACGGCGGCCAATGCGATCTGCCAGCGCGCCTGCAAAGGGTACGACTACCAGGTGAGTACAGATTGCAACCATTGCGACTGACAACACGAAGGCATTGGACAGGCCTAGCTCTCGCTGGCCATAGCTCAGGGCAAATACAGTGAAGAGGTAGAAGGTCGAGAAGTGGCAGATGTTAGCGCCTGCAACCAACATCAGTTGCTTAGGATAGCGAGTGAACAAGCGGAGGGCTGGAGATTGCGAATCGCCTGGGGTTGCAGCCCTCTTCTCAGCAGTTTTTTCAAACACTGGAGACTCAGGGACTTTGGAGCGGACAAACACCCCTACTATCAGCAGCGCAAGGCTGGCGATGAAAGGAATTCGCCATCCCCAAGCAGTGAAATCCTCTTTAGAAAGCAAGGCACTCACGATCAAGAGCATGCCAGCGGATGCGATGAAACCAAAGACTGGGCCAATGTTATTGATCGCCGCATAGAAACCCCTCCTTCTTCTTGGGGCATGCTCTAAGAGCATCAGCACAGCGCCACTGTACTCACCCGCAAAAGCGAAGCCCTGGATGAAGCGGAGCACGCAGAGCATGATAGGTGCCCAAATGCCAATGCTGGCATAGGTAGGCAAAAGACCAATACCTACAGTGCTCAAGCCCATAATGATGAGAGTGAGATACAGCAGCTTTTTACGGCCAATCCTGTCCCCGAAATGACCAAGTACAAGCGACCCTAGTGGACGCGCCACGAAAGAAATTGCGAATGACGCAAGAGAGGCCAGCCGGGAAACAGTCTCATCAGTCCCTGGGAAAAACAGAGGCCCAAAAATAAGGGCAGCAGCAGTGCCATAGAGGTAAAGATCGTAGGTTTCTAATGCTGTTCCGAACAGGCTTCCGGCCACAACATTTTTCATGGATTTTTTCTCGTCATGATCCATGTGATCGAGGTCACTTTCGACAGGGCTCGATATAGAGGTATGCATGGTTTCACCTTTTGTTATTGTAGATATGCAAGTATTTTCTTGCTGAAAAACCCTCAGAGATTATTCAAGGCCTCTGAGTGCTTTGACGAAATAATCACGATCTCCCATCTGCCCACCTTTGAGAGCAATCTCCACATCCTTCAGGTACGGCTCGCGAGAGTGCATTTGGCACAGAGGAGCGCCAGGAGAAATATCAGACTTGATAACCAGAGCGTCGGGAGCAAGCACTTTGGTCACTTGGCTCGATGTGTCGCCACCGGACACCACTAATCGTTTCAACGGGAATGCCTTGAGAATTTCAAGTGCAACCTGGCCTACCTCCATCGCTAGCTGCTTCCCTCCCTGAACCCTCGCCTCATCCCTAGGCAAGCCTTTTTGCAGCATTGCCTCGATCATCTGCTCGATCCGAGAGTCACCAGGGCCTTTGGCAGTGTGAATCAGCACCGACCGCCCCTCTTCGAGGTGGGATACAGCGGCCATTACCACATCTCGTATTGCGGCGCTTTTTCGGGACTCAGTAATCAAAGCGGCAGCATCGACTTCAAGCTCCACAAACCCGTAATCGATTGCCGTTTCAATCTGGGCCTGACTCAACGGCGAAGCACTGCCTGAGATAACCAGTACCTGGTCTGCAGGTTTCAGAGGTACGGCCAGCGACGCCTGTGGCGGAAACACCCCAGCGGTACGCCAATATTGTGTGAGGCCGTACTCCACGCCGGAAGAACCGACGACGAAGACTGGAGCTGCGCCTGATGAAAGCTCGGTCAATACTTGGCCAGCGGTGGTCATATGAGAGTCGTCGGTACCATCAAACAGCACTGCATCGTGCTGCTGTGACATCTCGTCGACTAATCGGCTGAGCTCTGCACTGCTTTCGAGCTGGCGAATATCAACTTTGCCAATCGACAAGTTCTTTTGCTTGCCGATATGGATACTCAAGTCCGCTTCATGCATCGGGGTGATCGGGTGGGCACTCATGATAGGGTGCCGGTCAATCCTGTGAACCTTGTGATCTGTCTTGGACAAGGCATAGAGGTTGCCGAAAACGCAGTAGCGGCCCAATGCGGGATTGCCTGCAATGATCGGGATCCCTTTGACATCATAGATGCGAGATGCCAGCTCAATGACGTGCCCAATGCTGCCCACGGAGTCGGCACTGTCAAAAGTCGAGCAAACCTTGTAGTGAATCAACGCTGGCGATAGACGTTTGATGCCCTCAAAAATCCCAGGCAACACCGCATCCATCTCGCCATTGGACAAAGCACGGCTATCACCAGCGATGCCGATGGCGTCAAATTCGCCGAGTTCCGCCAGGCGCTCTGGAGTCGGAGGAGCGAGGAACAGGGCACACTTAAGTCCAGCAGCCGTCAGAACCTCTA harbors:
- a CDS encoding MFS transporter: MHTSISSPVESDLDHMDHDEKKSMKNVVAGSLFGTALETYDLYLYGTAAALIFGPLFFPGTDETVSRLASLASFAISFVARPLGSLVLGHFGDRIGRKKLLYLTLIIMGLSTVGIGLLPTYASIGIWAPIMLCVLRFIQGFAFAGEYSGAVLMLLEHAPRRRRGFYAAINNIGPVFGFIASAGMLLIVSALLSKEDFTAWGWRIPFIASLALLIVGVFVRSKVPESPVFEKTAEKRAATPGDSQSPALRLFTRYPKQLMLVAGANICHFSTFYLFTVFALSYGQRELGLSNAFVLSVAMVAICTHLVVVPFAGALADRIGRRTMMLIGFVVTALAAFPFWHLFSTGEFWPMVAGSCMFMTGYGLVYGAVPSFTGEAFGPSARFTGFAMSTNVGGIVGGGTAPIVGAFLLSHYGTPYAISMLTIALAAFSGLCVYLSAETKDVDIVDE
- the eno gene encoding phosphopyruvate hydratase; protein product: MSEFTRIKKVFAREILDSRGNPTVEAVVTLGCGVTGEASVPSGASTGSREALELRDGSWRYKGKGVMRAVENVNVAIHERILGLDALDQRVIDQAMISLDGTDSKSILGANAILAVSLATAKAAAASQGIPLYEHLAKLFSANPTYSMPVPMMNILNGGEHADNNIDIQEFMIQPISAPNFREGLRIGAEIFHTLKAVLSERGLSTSVGDEGGFAPSLASNEEALVVIAEAVSRAGYELGRDVTLALDCAASEFYKDGKYKLAGEGRSLTSEQFVDYLADLCSKYPIASIEDGLDESDWGGWAYLTAQLGQKVQLVGDDLFVTNPAILRKGIEQGVANSILIKLNQIGTLSETFDAIRMAQEAGYAAVISHRSGETEDTTIADLAVATNAGQIKTGSLCRSDRVGKYNRLLRIEEALEGQAS
- the pyk gene encoding pyruvate kinase; its protein translation is MTIRRTKIVATLGPASNSPQVIEELILAGLDVARLNFSHGTPSEHIARARLIREIAAKHRRHVALLGDLQGPKIRIAKFTNKRIELKVGDTFSFSTSHPLTSGNEQVVGIDYPDLVKDCGVGDELLLDDGRVVMRVESTTPEALHCIVTVGGPLSDHKGINRKGGGLTAPALTEKDKADIKLAAEMDLDYLAVSFPRDAKDMEYARKLRDESGGTAWLVSKIERAEAVADDQTLDELIAASDAVMVARGDLGVEIGDAELIAIQKKIILHARRNNKAVIVATQMMESMISSPMPTRAEVSDVANAVLDNTDAVMLSAESAAGAYPVEAVRAMARICSGAEKHPTNVKSSHRLHTTFGRCDESIALAALYTANHFPGVKAIISLTESGFTPLIMSRLRSHVPIYALSPHRATQARSSLFRGVYPIAFDPAALPSETVSEAAIGELLKRDLVQPGDWIILTKGDSYNVVGGTNGMKILQV
- a CDS encoding four-carbon acid sugar kinase family protein translates to MSSHHVTKLPLVFYGDDFTGSTDALEVLTAAGLKCALFLAPPTPERLAELGEFDAIGIAGDSRALSNGEMDAVLPGIFEGIKRLSPALIHYKVCSTFDSADSVGSIGHVIELASRIYDVKGIPIIAGNPALGRYCVFGNLYALSKTDHKVHRIDRHPIMSAHPITPMHEADLSIHIGKQKNLSIGKVDIRQLESSAELSRLVDEMSQQHDAVLFDGTDDSHMTTAGQVLTELSSGAAPVFVVGSSGVEYGLTQYWRTAGVFPPQASLAVPLKPADQVLVISGSASPLSQAQIETAIDYGFVELEVDAAALITESRKSAAIRDVVMAAVSHLEEGRSVLIHTAKGPGDSRIEQMIEAMLQKGLPRDEARVQGGKQLAMEVGQVALEILKAFPLKRLVVSGGDTSSQVTKVLAPDALVIKSDISPGAPLCQMHSREPYLKDVEIALKGGQMGDRDYFVKALRGLE